The following proteins are encoded in a genomic region of Myxococcus virescens:
- a CDS encoding glycosyl hydrolase family 18 protein, whose product MRRSWWASGLIATALSVAGCDSEVPSSHGRDMTAFQDAALAAEWVVGVAYSVGTRVTYQGRLYECRQPHTSQADWTPVAVAALWLDLGPAGGGEPDAGSGGTDAGTGGDVTAPTVGLSASASRISAAGPLSLTATATDDVGVTRVEILENGAVVATGSQFSRAFSGWEQNGTYVYAVRAYDAAGNVGTTTHTVVVEIPGGPPPGGKRIVGYFTAWGIYARNYHVSNVQPSKLTHINYAFSNISGDGRCILGDPFADIDKSGGWQGEWDPGQLRGNFRAFKEMKRQNPHLKLLISVGGWSWSTHFSTVASSPASRAAFVKSCVDLYIRGQYPGVDPVNGEGVFDGIDIDWEYPVGGGLPGNSNSPADKQNYTLLMQEFRSQLNAVTTQTGKPYLLTIATGASPDLLENKQETKKLSDVLDWINVMSYDYHGAFESTVNFHSALHRVTGDPGAATGFYTDGSVSKMLALGVPPAKIVVGVPFYGRGWGSVPNVNNGLFQSGVPTRGTWDDGSSGLTGVFDFKDIKANYERPGSGYTKFFHPEAKEAYVYNPATGIWIGYDDVQSINAKADYILNKNLGGAMFWELSGDDGSLLDALARKLR is encoded by the coding sequence ATGCGTCGCAGTTGGTGGGCCTCTGGCCTGATCGCCACCGCCTTGTCCGTGGCTGGCTGTGATTCCGAAGTGCCGTCGTCTCACGGCCGGGACATGACGGCGTTCCAGGATGCGGCCCTGGCCGCGGAGTGGGTCGTGGGCGTCGCGTACTCCGTGGGAACGCGCGTCACCTATCAAGGGCGCCTCTATGAGTGTCGCCAGCCGCACACGTCCCAGGCGGACTGGACGCCGGTGGCGGTGGCCGCGCTGTGGTTGGACCTGGGGCCCGCGGGTGGTGGTGAGCCGGACGCGGGCAGCGGCGGAACGGACGCGGGCACGGGCGGGGACGTCACGGCGCCCACCGTGGGCTTGAGTGCCAGTGCCTCGCGCATCAGCGCGGCGGGGCCGCTGAGCCTGACGGCCACGGCGACCGACGACGTGGGCGTGACGCGGGTGGAGATTCTGGAGAACGGTGCCGTCGTCGCCACCGGCTCGCAGTTCAGCCGGGCCTTCAGCGGTTGGGAGCAGAACGGCACATATGTCTACGCGGTGCGCGCTTACGACGCCGCGGGCAACGTGGGGACCACCACTCACACCGTCGTCGTGGAGATTCCAGGTGGGCCGCCGCCAGGAGGGAAGCGCATCGTCGGCTACTTCACCGCGTGGGGCATCTACGCGCGGAACTACCACGTGTCCAACGTGCAGCCGTCCAAGCTCACGCACATCAACTACGCGTTCTCCAACATCTCCGGGGACGGACGCTGCATCCTCGGCGACCCGTTCGCGGACATCGACAAGAGCGGCGGCTGGCAGGGAGAGTGGGACCCTGGTCAGCTGCGCGGCAACTTCCGCGCGTTCAAGGAGATGAAGCGGCAGAACCCGCACCTGAAGCTGCTCATCTCCGTGGGCGGCTGGTCCTGGTCCACGCACTTCTCCACCGTGGCGTCCTCGCCTGCCTCGCGCGCGGCCTTCGTGAAGTCCTGTGTGGACCTCTACATCCGTGGCCAGTACCCCGGTGTGGACCCCGTCAACGGCGAGGGCGTGTTCGACGGCATCGACATCGACTGGGAGTACCCAGTCGGCGGCGGCCTGCCAGGCAACAGCAACAGCCCCGCTGACAAGCAGAACTACACGCTGCTGATGCAGGAGTTCCGCAGCCAGCTCAACGCCGTCACCACGCAGACGGGCAAGCCGTACCTGCTCACCATCGCCACGGGCGCGTCGCCGGACCTGCTGGAGAACAAGCAGGAGACGAAGAAGCTGTCCGACGTGCTCGATTGGATCAACGTGATGTCCTACGACTACCACGGGGCCTTCGAGAGCACGGTGAACTTCCACTCGGCGCTCCATCGCGTCACGGGTGACCCGGGCGCGGCCACGGGCTTCTACACGGATGGCTCGGTGTCGAAGATGCTGGCGCTGGGCGTGCCGCCCGCGAAGATTGTCGTCGGCGTGCCTTTCTACGGCCGGGGTTGGGGCAGCGTGCCCAACGTGAACAATGGCCTGTTCCAGAGCGGCGTGCCCACGCGCGGCACCTGGGATGACGGCTCGTCGGGCCTGACGGGTGTGTTCGACTTCAAGGACATCAAAGCCAACTACGAGCGCCCCGGTTCCGGTTACACGAAGTTCTTCCACCCGGAGGCGAAGGAGGCCTACGTCTACAACCCTGCCACGGGCATCTGGATTGGGTATGACGACGTGCAGAGCATCAACGCCAAGGCAGACTACATCCTGAACAAGAACCTGGGCGGCGCGATGTTCTGGGAGTTGAGCGGTGATGACGGCTCGCTGCTCGATGCGCTGGCACGGAAGCTGCGCTGA
- a CDS encoding DUF7305 domain-containing protein, whose product MNRRWTLAVLLAASMGSCTRGDLVATVQSPDAGHAGSSSDAGGPDGGEPAADWEAYCAGRGPPIVVGDAETDSQVCSGRLAERTFRHALCTCEGLALGASLETDAFHGTSERYQPGGAGGDVGVNGALSANDAVSVGGSLRIGGAGGAQLGQTFRVGEALHCGGPLTGNPVSATVVGDARIRGDVALPALRVGGVLMVPAGHVLGPVDAAEVRREPVDPVIPCACDAASQVDVSGLIARHVLDNDNAAIGLDATAMEDIEGERALELPCGRFHLTRITGTGRATLTIRARTALFVEDVVDLGEGLSVDVQAPGALDLFLGGAVAVAGPLTLGATATPSRVRVYVAGSNVLALSAGSILAGNLYAPHAVLSLSGGAEVFGSVFVRQVEASGPLRLHYDADIRDAGAECTGD is encoded by the coding sequence ATGAACAGGCGATGGACGTTGGCGGTGCTACTGGCGGCGTCGATGGGAAGCTGCACCCGTGGGGACCTGGTGGCCACCGTCCAGTCGCCGGACGCAGGGCACGCGGGCTCCTCGTCGGATGCCGGTGGGCCCGATGGCGGCGAGCCGGCTGCCGACTGGGAGGCGTACTGCGCGGGGCGCGGGCCTCCCATCGTCGTGGGTGATGCCGAGACTGATTCGCAGGTGTGCAGTGGACGTCTGGCGGAGCGAACCTTTCGTCACGCGCTGTGCACCTGCGAGGGGCTTGCCCTGGGCGCGTCCCTCGAAACAGATGCCTTTCACGGCACCTCGGAGAGGTATCAGCCAGGAGGCGCGGGGGGCGATGTCGGGGTGAATGGCGCGCTGTCGGCCAATGACGCGGTGTCGGTGGGCGGCTCGCTGAGGATTGGCGGTGCGGGAGGCGCCCAGCTCGGGCAGACGTTCCGCGTGGGGGAGGCGTTGCACTGCGGTGGTCCGCTGACCGGCAACCCAGTCTCGGCCACCGTCGTGGGAGACGCCCGCATTCGCGGTGATGTCGCGTTGCCCGCCCTCCGCGTCGGTGGCGTGCTCATGGTTCCAGCGGGCCACGTACTGGGGCCGGTGGACGCGGCCGAGGTCCGCCGCGAGCCCGTGGACCCCGTCATTCCTTGTGCGTGTGATGCGGCGTCGCAGGTGGACGTCTCCGGCCTCATCGCCCGGCACGTGCTTGACAATGACAACGCGGCCATCGGCCTCGACGCCACGGCGATGGAGGACATCGAAGGCGAACGCGCGCTGGAGCTGCCGTGTGGCCGCTTCCACCTGACGCGCATCACTGGCACCGGCCGCGCCACGCTCACGATTCGCGCGCGCACGGCGCTCTTCGTCGAGGACGTCGTCGACCTGGGCGAAGGACTGTCCGTAGACGTTCAGGCGCCCGGAGCGCTGGACTTGTTCCTCGGGGGCGCTGTCGCGGTGGCGGGACCGCTCACGTTGGGGGCCACCGCTACGCCTTCTCGCGTGCGCGTGTACGTCGCGGGCTCGAATGTGCTGGCGCTGTCCGCAGGCAGCATCCTCGCGGGCAATCTCTATGCGCCCCACGCCGTACTCAGCCTGAGCGGGGGCGCCGAGGTCTTCGGTTCCGTGTTCGTCCGTCAAGTCGAGGCTTCCGGACCGCTCCGACTGCACTACGACGCGGACATCCGCGATGCGGGCGCCGAGTGCACAGGCGATTGA
- a CDS encoding general secretion pathway protein GspE, with product MPSTDERAALPFGEVTQPFGLKLDLAAIASESDPTAEDASAGQHADAPTQDTPTPRKARGFVVAEHGELLTTPAAPVASLDAPEPAAHGGAPAPSVETPEFTTRPVAPSPRAPIELDDLSGASDEPMQLASTWEFVGWQGGDDTGPIGHVPETTWADRGVDLDGPALSPAATEVPLASAWDFIQQPWQPTAAEPSDVITTLLAAAASAATEGPMGGPSVTAEHVLSALDVVNTQGVLGRVVLAYCAGRFQRAFLLGESLGLARVGHAWGPGSDSAAVAQLKVDLEAPSLLHTAMTSAGASVFAAPACPQDEAIFAALGGEGASHLAVIAIRSRGQAVAFIIADHGAEPIAAPALDELTLVAQKASEAFSRLPTRSA from the coding sequence ATGCCGTCCACGGACGAACGGGCCGCGCTGCCCTTCGGCGAGGTGACGCAGCCATTCGGCCTCAAGTTGGACCTGGCGGCCATCGCCAGCGAGTCCGACCCGACGGCGGAGGATGCTTCAGCAGGCCAGCACGCGGATGCGCCAACGCAGGACACCCCGACGCCGCGCAAGGCACGCGGCTTCGTCGTCGCGGAGCATGGCGAGCTGCTCACGACCCCTGCTGCCCCCGTGGCCAGCCTCGACGCCCCGGAGCCCGCCGCGCATGGCGGCGCTCCCGCGCCCTCTGTCGAGACACCCGAATTCACGACTCGACCCGTCGCCCCCTCGCCCCGGGCGCCCATTGAACTGGATGACCTGTCCGGTGCATCCGACGAGCCGATGCAGCTCGCCTCGACGTGGGAGTTCGTGGGCTGGCAGGGCGGCGATGACACGGGCCCCATTGGCCACGTCCCGGAGACGACCTGGGCGGACCGGGGTGTGGACCTCGACGGCCCGGCCCTATCGCCCGCGGCGACCGAAGTGCCTCTGGCCTCGGCGTGGGACTTCATCCAGCAGCCCTGGCAGCCCACGGCGGCGGAGCCTTCGGACGTCATCACCACGCTCCTGGCCGCGGCGGCCAGCGCGGCCACGGAAGGGCCCATGGGTGGCCCTTCCGTGACGGCGGAGCACGTGTTGTCGGCGCTCGACGTCGTGAATACCCAGGGGGTGCTCGGCAGGGTGGTGCTGGCGTACTGCGCGGGCCGCTTCCAGCGCGCCTTCCTCCTGGGCGAAAGCCTCGGCCTCGCGCGGGTGGGGCATGCCTGGGGCCCGGGCAGCGACAGCGCGGCGGTCGCCCAACTCAAGGTCGACCTCGAAGCACCGTCCCTGCTGCACACCGCGATGACGTCCGCGGGTGCCAGCGTCTTCGCCGCACCAGCCTGTCCCCAGGACGAGGCCATCTTCGCCGCGCTGGGCGGGGAGGGCGCTTCGCACCTGGCCGTCATCGCCATCCGGAGCCGGGGCCAGGCGGTGGCGTTCATCATCGCGGACCACGGCGCGGAGCCCATCGCCGCGCCCGCGCTCGATGAACTCACCCTCGTCGCGCAGAAGGCCTCCGAGGCCTTCTCCCGTCTCCCCACCCGGAGCGCCTGA
- a CDS encoding RNA polymerase sigma factor has product MELLPRVRNLVRYLVRGDVDVEDIAQEALIALVRGLPSYRAEGRFQSWADRVVARTTFAWLKRSRGRDAQHADAPVELVAVPSEDALPDEYVHRRHMVTLLDRLSNEQRHALVLHHVLELSVPEISTELGIPFETVRSRLRLGRTALRSLATAEGDGGEERG; this is encoded by the coding sequence ATGGAGCTGCTCCCCCGGGTTCGCAACCTCGTGCGCTACCTGGTGCGCGGGGATGTGGACGTGGAGGACATTGCCCAGGAGGCACTCATCGCCCTGGTGCGGGGGCTGCCGTCGTACCGCGCTGAAGGCCGCTTCCAGTCCTGGGCGGACCGGGTGGTGGCGCGGACGACGTTCGCATGGCTGAAGCGCTCCCGAGGCCGGGATGCCCAGCACGCGGATGCGCCGGTAGAGCTGGTCGCGGTTCCCTCCGAGGATGCCCTGCCGGACGAGTATGTTCATCGCCGTCACATGGTGACACTCCTGGATCGGCTTTCGAATGAGCAGCGGCATGCGCTGGTGTTGCATCACGTGCTGGAGTTGAGCGTGCCGGAGATTTCGACGGAGCTGGGCATTCCCTTCGAGACGGTGCGCAGCCGGCTCCGCTTGGGGCGGACGGCGCTGCGCTCGCTGGCGACCGCGGAGGGAGATGGAGGGGAGGAGCGGGGATGA
- a CDS encoding tetratricopeptide repeat protein codes for MSDCREEGDDALNALVLRLDEGAGPARRISRERSARMVLTALEAGALVAPPAPRPRGKRPPVWLMAGVLLAAGAAAAAVWSFTRPSRASTSQVESAPLTGPLRLGTESRRSGSGAIDAAPSRLDAVPDEAPPETPVVPAASIAEAEGVAEPVRPRAPPASVKSAAPEDILLKANGLRSEGRWKEAEALYLRVIRAEPSSLASYVARVASGSLRLEHLGDARGALRQFKAALRIQPHGVLDQEAQHGIAEAHRVLGNRDAERSALESFLSTHPDSPLVPSARARVRELTAP; via the coding sequence ATGAGTGACTGCAGGGAAGAGGGGGATGACGCCCTGAACGCGCTGGTCCTGCGGTTGGACGAAGGCGCGGGGCCGGCCCGACGCATCTCCCGGGAACGGTCGGCGCGGATGGTGCTGACCGCGTTGGAGGCAGGCGCGTTGGTGGCGCCGCCCGCGCCTCGGCCACGCGGCAAGCGGCCTCCCGTGTGGTTGATGGCGGGAGTGCTCCTCGCCGCGGGTGCCGCCGCAGCCGCGGTCTGGAGCTTCACACGTCCGAGCCGGGCGTCGACGTCGCAGGTGGAATCGGCTCCGCTCACGGGGCCCCTGCGGTTGGGCACGGAGTCACGACGGAGCGGCAGCGGAGCGATTGACGCGGCCCCCTCGCGGTTGGATGCCGTGCCAGACGAGGCTCCTCCCGAAACGCCGGTGGTGCCTGCCGCGTCCATCGCTGAAGCCGAGGGAGTGGCCGAGCCGGTGCGTCCGCGCGCGCCACCGGCCTCCGTGAAGTCGGCTGCGCCGGAAGACATCTTGCTCAAGGCCAATGGGCTCCGTTCCGAGGGGCGGTGGAAGGAGGCCGAGGCGCTCTACCTACGGGTCATTCGCGCCGAGCCATCATCGCTCGCGTCATACGTCGCGCGCGTCGCCTCGGGCTCGCTTCGACTGGAGCACCTGGGGGACGCGCGAGGCGCCCTGCGTCAGTTCAAGGCGGCGCTACGCATCCAGCCGCATGGCGTGCTCGACCAGGAAGCGCAGCACGGCATCGCCGAAGCGCACCGTGTGCTCGGCAACCGGGACGCGGAGCGCAGCGCGCTGGAATCGTTCCTCTCCACCCATCCGGATTCACCGCTCGTGCCGTCGGCTCGCGCGCGCGTTCGGGAACTCACCGCGCCATGA
- a CDS encoding (2Fe-2S) ferredoxin domain-containing protein, with protein MAPPYQRHVFVCTNRRPDGNPKGCCASKGAEEVRAAFKAELDKRGLKGRMRANAAGCLDTCSFGVAVVVYPEGTWYGGVKVEDVKDIVEQHLMEGRPVERLLMPFSRKAATSG; from the coding sequence ATGGCTCCTCCCTACCAGCGCCACGTCTTCGTCTGTACCAACCGCCGCCCGGACGGAAATCCCAAGGGGTGTTGCGCCTCCAAGGGAGCGGAGGAGGTCCGCGCCGCCTTCAAGGCGGAGCTCGACAAGCGGGGCCTCAAGGGGCGCATGCGCGCCAACGCGGCGGGATGCCTGGACACGTGCAGCTTCGGTGTCGCCGTCGTCGTCTACCCGGAAGGCACCTGGTATGGCGGCGTCAAGGTGGAGGACGTGAAGGACATCGTCGAGCAGCACCTGATGGAAGGCCGCCCCGTGGAGCGGCTGCTGATGCCCTTCTCCCGCAAGGCCGCCACTTCGGGCTAA
- a CDS encoding vitamin B12-dependent ribonucleotide reductase, with translation MDKELSSKSTVNGKERRGGRKARVAATGLTVERFFTTPGVDPADELAWEYRSASITGEDGKAVFEQKNIEVPKSWSMLATNVVASKYFRGTPGTPERETSVRKLVARVVDTLTQWGVEGGYFTRDVDREAFHAELTHLLLRQKASFNSPVWFNVGVEAQPQCSACFINSVEDNMDSILTLARTEGMLFKYGSGTGSNLSTIRGSKELLAGGGTASGPVSFMRGFDAFAGVIKSGGKTRRAAKMVILNAEHPDILEFIRCKSSEEKKAWALIEAGYDPSFNGEAYSSVFFQNSNNSVRVTDDFMKAVVDDATWTTRSVRDGQPLDTYQARELFREISEAAHLCGDPGMQFDTTVNSWHTCSTTARINASNPCSEYMFLDDSACNLASLNLMHFRTIDGDFDVTAFRHAVDILLMAQEIIVGNSRYPTERIEKNSHDYRPLGLGYANLGALLMASGLPYDSPAGRNYAGAITSLMCGEAYAMSARLAEKQGPFAGYAKNAEPMLGVIRKHRKAAYHIAPEGVSQGLFAAQKDAWDRALALGEEHGFRNSQVTVLAPTGTIGFMMDCDTTGIEPDIALIKYKKLVGGGMLKIVNQTVPLALEKLGYPQTQSQDIISYLDKQDTIEGAPHLKPEHLPVFDCAFKPAQGERSIHWMGHIQMMEACQPFLSGAISKTVNMPSDATVEDIEKAYMEAWKRGLKAIAVYRDGCKRTQPLNTSKETVKDTRAAKAPMAPEPVPAIQPEPRAVRRRLPDERRSITHKFSIGGHEGYLTVGMYEDGLPGELFIVMAKEGSVVSGLMDSFATSVSLALQYGVPLKVLVDKLSHTRFEPSGFTGNPDIPIAKSITDYIFRWLELKFLPSEEEDAVLDRVDVQPKREALPAQTASVQRSDANASKRSTWLNQADAPPCHTCGAIMVRSGACYKCSNCGATSGCS, from the coding sequence ATGGATAAAGAGCTGAGCTCGAAGTCCACGGTGAACGGGAAGGAGCGGCGCGGCGGGCGCAAGGCGCGCGTGGCGGCGACGGGCTTGACGGTGGAGCGCTTCTTCACGACACCGGGCGTGGATCCCGCGGATGAGCTGGCGTGGGAATACCGCAGCGCCAGCATCACCGGCGAGGATGGCAAGGCCGTCTTCGAGCAGAAGAACATCGAGGTGCCGAAGTCCTGGTCGATGCTGGCGACGAACGTCGTGGCGTCGAAGTACTTCCGCGGCACGCCGGGCACGCCGGAGCGTGAGACGAGCGTGCGCAAGCTGGTGGCGCGTGTGGTGGACACCCTCACCCAGTGGGGTGTGGAAGGTGGCTACTTCACGCGGGACGTGGACCGCGAGGCCTTCCACGCGGAGCTGACCCATCTGCTGCTGCGCCAGAAGGCGTCCTTCAACTCGCCCGTGTGGTTCAACGTTGGCGTGGAGGCGCAGCCCCAGTGCTCCGCGTGTTTCATCAACAGCGTGGAGGACAACATGGACTCCATCCTCACGCTGGCGCGCACGGAGGGGATGCTCTTCAAGTACGGCAGCGGCACGGGCAGCAACCTGTCCACCATCCGCGGCAGCAAGGAGCTGCTGGCGGGCGGTGGCACCGCTTCCGGCCCGGTGTCGTTCATGCGCGGCTTCGACGCCTTCGCCGGTGTCATCAAGAGCGGCGGCAAGACGCGCCGCGCGGCGAAGATGGTCATCCTCAACGCCGAGCACCCGGACATCCTCGAGTTCATCCGCTGCAAGTCGAGCGAGGAGAAGAAGGCCTGGGCGCTCATCGAGGCCGGCTACGACCCGTCCTTCAACGGCGAGGCGTACTCGTCGGTGTTCTTCCAGAACTCGAACAATTCGGTACGCGTCACCGACGATTTCATGAAGGCGGTGGTGGATGACGCCACCTGGACGACGCGGTCGGTGCGCGATGGCCAGCCGCTGGACACCTACCAGGCGCGTGAGCTGTTCCGGGAGATCTCCGAGGCCGCGCACCTGTGCGGCGACCCGGGCATGCAGTTCGACACCACGGTGAACAGCTGGCACACGTGTTCGACGACGGCGCGCATCAACGCGTCCAATCCGTGCTCGGAGTACATGTTCCTGGACGACTCGGCCTGCAACCTGGCGTCCCTGAACCTGATGCACTTCCGCACCATCGACGGCGACTTCGACGTGACGGCGTTCCGCCACGCGGTCGACATCCTGCTGATGGCGCAGGAGATCATCGTCGGCAACTCGCGCTACCCCACCGAGCGCATCGAGAAGAACAGCCACGACTACCGGCCGCTGGGCCTGGGCTACGCCAACCTGGGCGCGCTGCTGATGGCGTCCGGCCTGCCGTATGACTCGCCCGCGGGCCGCAACTACGCGGGCGCGATTACCTCGCTGATGTGCGGCGAGGCCTACGCGATGAGCGCCCGCCTGGCGGAGAAGCAGGGCCCCTTCGCTGGCTACGCGAAGAACGCGGAGCCGATGCTGGGCGTCATCCGCAAGCACCGCAAGGCCGCGTACCACATCGCCCCGGAGGGTGTGAGCCAGGGCCTGTTCGCCGCGCAGAAGGACGCGTGGGACCGCGCGCTCGCGCTGGGTGAGGAGCACGGCTTCCGCAACAGCCAGGTGACGGTGCTGGCCCCCACGGGGACCATTGGCTTCATGATGGACTGCGACACCACCGGCATCGAGCCGGACATCGCGCTCATCAAGTACAAGAAGCTGGTGGGCGGCGGCATGCTGAAGATCGTCAACCAGACGGTGCCGCTGGCGCTGGAGAAGCTGGGTTACCCGCAGACGCAGTCCCAGGACATCATCAGCTACCTGGATAAGCAGGACACCATCGAGGGCGCGCCGCACCTGAAGCCCGAGCACCTCCCGGTGTTCGACTGCGCCTTCAAGCCGGCCCAGGGCGAGCGCAGCATCCACTGGATGGGCCACATCCAGATGATGGAGGCCTGCCAGCCGTTCCTCTCCGGTGCCATCTCCAAGACGGTGAACATGCCGTCGGACGCGACGGTGGAGGACATCGAGAAGGCGTACATGGAGGCGTGGAAGCGCGGCCTCAAGGCCATCGCCGTGTACCGCGACGGGTGCAAGCGGACGCAGCCGCTGAACACGTCGAAGGAGACGGTGAAGGACACGCGCGCCGCCAAGGCTCCCATGGCCCCCGAGCCCGTCCCCGCCATCCAGCCGGAGCCCCGCGCGGTCCGCCGGCGCCTGCCGGACGAGCGCCGCTCCATCACGCACAAGTTCTCCATCGGCGGCCACGAGGGCTACCTGACGGTGGGCATGTACGAGGACGGCCTGCCGGGCGAGCTGTTCATCGTCATGGCGAAGGAAGGCTCGGTGGTGAGCGGGCTGATGGACAGCTTCGCCACCAGCGTGTCGCTGGCGCTCCAGTACGGCGTGCCGTTGAAGGTGCTGGTCGACAAGCTCAGCCACACCCGATTCGAGCCCAGCGGCTTCACCGGCAACCCGGACATCCCCATCGCCAAGTCCATCACCGACTACATCTTCCGCTGGCTGGAGCTGAAGTTCCTGCCGAGCGAGGAAGAGGACGCGGTGCTGGACCGGGTGGACGTGCAGCCGAAGCGGGAAGCCCTGCCCGCGCAGACGGCTTCGGTGCAGCGGTCCGACGCCAACGCCTCCAAGCGGTCCACCTGGCTGAATCAGGCGGATGCTCCGCCGTGCCACACCTGCGGCGCCATCATGGTGCGCAGCGGTGCCTGCTACAAATGCAGCAACTGCGGCGCGACCAGCGGCTGCAGTTGA